A window from Micromonospora terminaliae encodes these proteins:
- a CDS encoding GNAT family N-acetyltransferase, producing the protein MPELIAPTTRLHSAWLAAHREWGPGRHEDGFGLRPADEVVSPAGFAAWVARLTDESERTPDPGGVRCTYRWIVEGCTVLGGIALRHELDDFLLRAGGHIGYGIRPSARRRGLATWALGRMLDEARGLGLDRVLVTCAEGNVASARTIERQGGVLEDVRDTELGRVRRYWITLEVPRTCPPR; encoded by the coding sequence GTGCCCGAGCTGATCGCGCCCACCACCCGGCTGCACTCCGCCTGGCTGGCGGCCCACCGGGAGTGGGGTCCCGGCCGCCACGAGGACGGTTTCGGGCTGCGCCCCGCCGACGAGGTGGTCTCCCCGGCCGGGTTCGCGGCCTGGGTGGCCCGGTTGACCGACGAGTCCGAGCGGACGCCGGATCCGGGCGGGGTGCGGTGCACGTACCGGTGGATCGTCGAGGGCTGCACCGTGCTCGGCGGGATCGCGCTGCGGCACGAGCTCGACGACTTCCTGCTGCGGGCCGGCGGCCACATCGGCTACGGCATCCGGCCGTCCGCGCGGCGGCGGGGTCTGGCCACCTGGGCGCTGGGCCGGATGCTCGACGAGGCGCGTGGGCTCGGCCTGGACCGGGTGCTGGTCACCTGCGCCGAGGGGAACGTGGCCTCGGCCCGGACCATCGAGCGCCAGGGTGGCGTCCTTGAGGACGTCCGGGACACCGAACTGGGCCGCGTCCGGCGCTACTGGATCACGCTCGAGGTGCCGCGCACGTGCCCCCCACGTTGA
- a CDS encoding SanA/YdcF family protein, translating into MRGLFARVRRWCTDQRPTVRRIRRTLVVVVAGAALLAGGTAASVAWVRGGADGHLFTEADVPEAPVALVLGTKVEADGTPSPFLSARLEIAQRLFAAGKVRVILVSGDHMNDDYDEPDAMRRWLVDQGVPPEKVVLDHAGFDTYDSCARARRIFGVERATVVTQSFHLPRAVAVCRQLGVAANGVGDDTARRYADRWRISATREYGACVKAAVDVLSGRDPVHLGRRETGVDEALRAG; encoded by the coding sequence ATGCGGGGCTTGTTCGCACGGGTGCGGCGATGGTGCACGGACCAGAGACCGACCGTACGCCGGATCCGCCGTACCCTGGTGGTGGTCGTCGCCGGCGCGGCGCTGCTGGCCGGCGGCACCGCGGCCAGCGTGGCGTGGGTCCGCGGCGGCGCGGACGGTCACCTGTTCACCGAGGCCGACGTGCCGGAGGCACCGGTCGCCCTGGTCCTGGGCACCAAGGTGGAGGCCGACGGCACGCCGTCGCCGTTCCTCTCGGCCCGGCTGGAGATCGCGCAGCGGCTCTTCGCCGCCGGCAAGGTCCGGGTCATCCTGGTCTCCGGCGACCACATGAACGACGACTACGACGAGCCCGACGCCATGCGGCGCTGGCTCGTCGACCAGGGTGTGCCGCCGGAGAAGGTGGTACTGGACCACGCCGGCTTCGACACCTACGACTCCTGCGCGCGGGCCCGGCGCATCTTCGGCGTCGAGCGGGCGACCGTGGTGACCCAGTCCTTCCACCTGCCGCGCGCCGTGGCGGTCTGCCGGCAACTCGGCGTGGCGGCGAACGGCGTGGGTGACGACACGGCCCGCCGGTACGCCGACCGCTGGCGGATCAGCGCCACCCGGGAGTACGGCGCCTGTGTGAAGGCCGCCGTGGACGTGTTGTCCGGCCGCGATCCCGTGCACCTGGGCCGCCGGGAGACCGGAGTGGACGAGGCCCTGCGTGCGGGGTGA